DNA sequence from the Rubripirellula tenax genome:
CGACATCACGAAATGGCTTCCCCTTGCCTCCACCGCCGGAGACCTTCCGTTCAGCACCCTGCTTGGGCATGATGACTTTGATCAGCAGTCGTTCTTGACGACCATCCGTTTTTCCTTTTGCCATTTACCCCTCGCCTTTCGCCCAACGATGAGCCGTTGACTTTGTCACTCCGTGTAACGCTGCAATTGCCGCGTGGCTATACAAACTCTCGTCGCGTTCTCGAAGTGCTGACACGACTGCCAACACGTCTTTACCATTCAGCTCGGCAAGGAACCTCCGCATCTCCCCCTCTCCCATGCTCAAATTCCGGAGAACTTCAAAGGCATCCTTGAGTGTTGGACTTTGCTCAAATGTAATACGTCGTCGCTGAAGTCGGCGACATACCTCCGCAATGTCAGAGCCAGAAAAACCACCGGAGAGGTCAACCAACAGTTCGAGGTCGCGCTTTGAAAATTTGAGTGACTTCGCAAAGGAACTCCACAATTCACGCCTTGCATCAGCGCTGGGATATTGCAGCATCAGCCGATAGGCAAACCGACGCCAAACTGCTGCATCAAGCAACTCGTCATGATTCGTCGCAGCGATAACAAGCGACTGAGACCCGATCATGTCTAAGTTCTGGATAAAGCTGTTGACAACACGCTTCAATTCACCCAGTTCCTGCGCATCCCCTCGGACCTTTGCGATTGCATCGAATTCGTCAAGAAACAGAATGCATGGGG
Encoded proteins:
- a CDS encoding AAA family ATPase; the protein is MESTANYMGELVRIVNGALRLDLDKVRNYTAFLADKLEKSGDASSAARLRRMLEETESQLRPVGTSFAVQTPVDSESRFPLVEKVKFDAESEPPIVLEPEQWSIVNEYLSIAKSSAQAEAEGIVGSLSLLLCGPPGTGKSRLVRYIAGELGLELYIARLDGLISSYVGSTSKNIRAIFEFAASTPCILFLDEFDAIAKVRGDAQELGELKRVVNSFIQNLDMIGSQSLVIAATNHDELLDAAVWRRFAYRLMLQYPSADARRELWSSFAKSLKFSKRDLELLVDLSGGFSGSDIAEVCRRLQRRRITFEQSPTLKDAFEVLRNLSMGEGEMRRFLAELNGKDVLAVVSALRERDESLYSHAAIAALHGVTKSTAHRWAKGEG